A genomic window from Solea senegalensis isolate Sse05_10M unplaced genomic scaffold, IFAPA_SoseM_1 scf7180000015291, whole genome shotgun sequence includes:
- the LOC122762123 gene encoding trace amine-associated receptor 8a-like has translation MQTLDEVDLCFPQLLNASCRKTALPPSVSMVTYIMLTFIGLLTVMLNLLVIVSISHFRKLHTPTNILLLSLGISDFLVGFLIFIQTSAIDSCWFLGDFMCLLYYVLMYIIASSSIGTMVLISVDRYVAICDPMHYQTKVTEKKVKMCVCACWGGSTLCHCVLLRHNLKHPGSLNSCIGECVILINNISSVIDMTVSFIGPVIVVIVLHLRVFVAVINQVRAMRARTAAGPQQSSVKVKKSEMKAARTLSDVIVVFLLCVCPFYCAVLTGTDTLLSVSNDAFVILLFYFNSSLNPLIYAFFYPWFRKSIKLIFTLQILKPGSSDFKLM, from the exons ATGCAAACTCTTGATGAAGTGGACCTCTGTTTCCCACAACTCCTGAACGCCTCCTGCAGGAAGACGGCATTGCCTCCGTCTGTGTCCATGGTCACTTACATCATGCTAACGTTCATTGGTCTGCTCACTGTGATGCTCAACCTGCTCGTCATTGTCTCCATCTCTCACTTCAG GAAGCTCCACACCCCCACCAatatcctcctcctttctctgggTATCTCAGATTTCCTCGTGGGCTtccttattttcattcaaacctcGGCGATAGACAGCTGCTGGTTCCTTGGTGACTTCATGTGTCTCCTGTATTACGTGCTGATGTACATCATAGCCTCTTCCTCGATAGGAACCATGGTCCTCATATCAGTCGATCGCTATGTGGCTATTTGTGACCCAATGCATTACCAAACCAAagtcactgaaaaaaaagtgaaaatgtgtgtttgtgcttgttgggGGGGTTCGaccctctgtcactgtgtgctgctgaggcACAACCTGAAACATCCGGGCAGCCTGAATTCCTGCATCGGAGAGTGTGTCATTCTAATCAATAACATCTCTTCAGTCATAGACATGACTGTGTCCTTTATTGGTCCTGTCATTGTTGTTATCGTCCTGCATCTCAGGGTCTTTGTGGCGGTCATCAATCAGGTCCGTGCCATGCGAGCACGCACGGCAGCCGGTCCTCAACAGAGCTCAGTCAAagtaaagaaatcagaaatgaaagcgGCACGGACTCTCAGCGACGTTAtcgttgtgtttttattatgcgTCTGCCCGTTTTATTGCGCTGTCTTGACAGGCACGGACACTCTTCTCAGTGTTTCAAATGATGCATTTGTCATACTTCTTTTCTACTTTAACTCCAGTTTAAACCCACTGATTTATGCCTTTTTCTATCCCTGGTTTAGAAAATctatcaaactcatttttacacTTCAAATACTGAAGCCCGGCTCCTCTGACTTCAAATTAATGTAA